Genomic DNA from Urocitellus parryii isolate mUroPar1 chromosome 5, mUroPar1.hap1, whole genome shotgun sequence:
AAGGACAAGCTGAATCACTTCTATGAAATATGTGTCTGAACAGGATAAGTGCAACAACACAGTGTAGTCACAGCAATAATGATTGATGATGTTAGATGCACAGAATGGCAGCTGGAGAGTCATCATATGTGGCACAATGACAACTACAAAACCAGAGCACCAGGAACAGAACACGAGTCCAATGCAAAGTCTCCTGCTCATTAAGGCTGTGTAATGCAGGGGTCTGCAAATGGCAACATAGCGATCATAGGACATGGCTGCTAAAAGGTAAAATTCAGTAGCtcccaggaggattgcaaaaaaGTACTGAGTGAAGCAACCAGCAAAGGAGATAGTCTTATCTCCTGTTCCAATATTGACTAGCATTTTTGGAACAAAGACAGAAGTGAAAGATATTTCCAAAAGTGCAAAATTTCGGAGGAAGAAATACATAGGACACTGTAGGCGAGAATCCAGCAGGGTCAGAATGATGATGGTCAAGTTTCCCACAACACTAAAGATGTAAGTTAGTAGTAGAAAGAGGAAAAGTGCCACCTGAAGCTTGACATCATTAGTCAATCCAAGAAGAATGAATTCTATCACTGAAGTTTGGTTTTCCATTGTTAACTTCAGGCAAGTCAAGGTGGAGAATACCAAAAATGTCAGAGactgaaataaaactaaaagttccaattttttattgaaatataaaatcaagccacaaaacatttaaaagatttttaaaatctgattttttacacttaattttgaaaatgaatgatacctgaaataacaataaattaacatatttacCTATTTTACTATTGAACAACAAAAGTCCTGCTTCTTAGAGACAGTCTCAATTATTTCTTATACATTGTATCAATGTTCATTTTTTGCCATGttatttcttgtttatattttccttctctttttttttgtattctgattTTCCTAAGTTATTGGCTCTTACCACATGAGCACAGACATgtctaaaacaaatttaaagaaagttttgAGAATCTTTTTCAATTAGACTAAATTGATTAATTATCCAAGTAAGCATAAACCAAGCtatgaaataatacaaataaaatttaacttggttgaatttttattaaaattttttattgttttgcatgTTTTGCTTATTTACACTTTGTTGTTTTGAATAACAATAATTGCAGGCCTACTGAAGTTCAAAGGATCCATAGAGTTTTATGCTAATTCTTAATATAATATTTAGTACTTATGATATTTAATGTAATATATGAATTAATTAATcctcaataaaagagaaaatttaagtaaattttttaaataaaagtgaaaatttaagtaaattttctcaataaaagagaaaatttaaataaatttttaaaaatttaaattttttccttaaaaagtcAATTCAAGTTCAGTTCTCCATATAATTTTCTATAACAAatccaataataataattgtttcttcattttctttatcaacaTGTACCACCACCTTACACTGGGTCATAAAGtcaaattattttctagttattttaaatgtacatacTCACAAGTTtgaccttaaaataaataaatcacccaCAAAAATAGGCTTCTATTGCATTCTATCTTTTTTAAGGACCAGAAAGTTGTACAGATTCAGTcaaatttttattgcaaaatatAGTTTGACTTCTCTTTAAGTACATAACCCTATTTTGTTGAATGGTATACAGCTTTTATTCAAAAAACCCCACCTAAGTTCATATCTGCAAttcttcagaattttctttttaatattttccattactCGCCATGAAAAGATATTAATAAGAGAATGTTTCTTCTTgtgaaaaaattacaaagtttCTTTGCATTTAACAATTGGTTCACTACATATATTATTGTCATCTCATAGTATAATATGTAATAGGTGAACAATAGCCACACATTTTAtctttatgaaggaaaaaactccacaaacatttaaaagatttttaaaatctgattttttacacttaattttgaaaatgaattatacCTGAAATAACAACAAATTAACACATTTACCTATTTTACTATTTAATGTGAATAAAAAGGCAGTTTTTGTCAAATTAGGAAAACTTACAGCCTAGTAGGAATATATCTTGAAATTTTCAATATCGCTAATATTACAACAtgaccagtttttaaaaaatatttttcagttgtatatgaacacattacctttattttatttatttgtatgtggtgctaaggatcaaacccagtgccttgtgcatgctaagcaagcactctgccactaagctacaaccccagcccacaacatgagcaattttcatttttatagagaataatcatttttattagaaagtCACAAGTTAGTGGTAAGAaccaaatatattaatatttttaaaagctaacatATGCTATGCAGTTAACAAATCCTGCTATTATGTAGAATTataatacacaaacaaaaatggaaagttatataataaaaatgtaaattgttacattaataaataatacaaattactATACCAACAATATAAATTTAACTGTTAACTGAAATCaggatatttatgttttaatatgttATCTCATATACTTTATAGTGAGTATAGcataagaggaaaattaaaaattatgtagagataatgaattttaagaaaagttttatattttgagaattatTAAATCAACTCACACTATGACAAATAGTTTATTAATTATAGTATTCTCAAAACTCAGTCAAGTAAATCTTGGAGACTTAATCAATTGGTAATAATATTTTTTGCTTCTACATAAAATATCTAGTGTCACATGTAATTTGaaatccatttttttgttttgtttgagaccCTAAATATTAGTTGCAATTTAAAACTCTGActtagaaagaaatcaagaaatttaattcactaaataatattattattgtgaaatttttcttgtttaaataatttttgatagAACAACCTTATAAATGATTCTTCagtttactgaatgaatgaatgaaggatcAAAAATGAGAGCAAAACAACATTTTATATTGATAAGTGATcttaatatattcaattaaaaatcaacaaaaaatttacataagtaaaatttatattaagCATTATTTTAGCATATTAAGGAATAATAGTCCTTCACAATAAAGATAAGTTATATATATGCAATAATATATGGTTGTATGTATAgtgatatattatatatgtaatcaaataataaaaattatctaattGAGTTTATTTGACAAAAAATAATTGACTTCCAAAGCTCTACTGCTAGgacactgactttttaaaaaagataaactttCTTCATGGTTAAATGGACATGGAAGACATTTCCCAAACTTTTCAGGACAAAATTTATTGTGAATAATTTATCTCAAGGTGAAATCATAACTCTCATGTTTAGTTTTTGTCTCCTTCTATAATGGACCTTAAATACCTAAGAATTACCTTTCAGTTTGTGAAACATTGCTCTAGGTTAAATTTAGGAGAAAGACTTAATAAAACATAATTgtcaaataagaatgaaattaatgaaaggcaggaaaaatgtaatttgattttacttctttctctctaATTGTGTGAGTATGGTGCAACATTTCCTGTCTaaaatacatgcatacaatggaattttactcagcaataaaagataataaaatcatggcatttcaaggtaaatggatggggttggagaatataatactaagtgaagttagccacccccccaaaacaaatgctgaatgttttctctgatataaggaggctggctcatagtggggtagggaggggaacattgtagaaatagatgaattctagatagggagggaaagagaggaggtggggattagcaaggatggtggaatgtggtagacatcattatccaaagtacatgtatgaagacaggaactgggtgtcaacttactttatatacaagcagagatatgaaaaattgtggtatatatgtataataagaattgtaatgcaaaaagtacatgtataaagacacgaattgcctgtaaacatactttgtatacaaaaatatgaaaaattgtgctctatatgtgtaataagaattgtaatgcattccactgtcgtgtatttaaaaaaataaaatcaataagaacaacaacaaaatacatatatacaataaaaattttgcactggattttatttatatttctacaaatcaattaaaaatttttttaaaagaatgtatgtGCAGTTATGTTgattaagatttttaaagttgataaaacagttaaaaaatatgaattactaGTTAAATGAGGCCACTGTGGACCCTCTCCTACCTCAGTCAGATGAACTAGTTCTGTTTGGTTCCAAATGAGGTCCTTTTGTGGTTGAACTGGTGCATATACAGGTTTAGCACCCATTGGGAAATGGTCCCTGGGCCATCAAGTAAAAATCTAAGCAAGCTATTTACATGAAAGTGAGATAAATATGAAGTTAGCTTTGaaagttttaatttccatattaAAAAGTATATGTGAGCACTTCAGAAACAAATTTCCCTAACAGTTACTGTATGGTGGTGGTAATGTAAGgaattgtcaaatattttttataagaaaaattttaaaaaaatcataaaaacacaAGCCAACTCAACAAGTTGCTTTCTTAAAAACCTAGTAGTTATATTATTAGGAATTTATTATTTCCATCAgtgtttcaaatatataaaactttactTCCAGTTGTAAGCTCTTGTATAGTTTCATGGAGAACTGGTGGTTTCCAATGCTGTAGAAGCAAAATACAAAGTGGTACTGCAACTTCTTTTAGTGATTTAGAATGACAGAGTTTCTCAAAGCCACATAAACAGCAATAAAACACAGCAACCaactttaaagaactaatactaTCCAAAGTGAGACCCATTTGAGCATCAAGATTCATAATTATAGTATCAAATTATAattcatacaataaaataaatatgcctGCATTGATTCTTCTTGAGTAATTAAAGAAACAATGGCAAAAGGACAGTTTCTTATAGTGAAATATCAATTAGGGaattagaaggaaagaagaaaaaagaaaacaactctgAGGCAAACATTGCATTAAAATTATTgcatataaaatctaaaatttgttaacataaatttgaagaACAAGATTTACATTCCCTCAAACTTTCTCCCCCAAATATTGGCAACTATAAATAGTTTGTAATGTGGAAAACTGTCAGACATCACCCTAACCAAGTGCTCACAATTTTCAAATAATCAATAATAGATATATTGTCATCATGAACCTACTGGTGTGATGCAAACAGAATATTTCTATAGTAATTATGGCAAATGCATAACATCATTCCAGTCTTGTAAAAACTTGAGACCAAATCAAGCCAACAAACTTTCTACAAAATATATGATCAGTAGTCTTCAAAAATGTCAAACTCATAAAATACAATACTGAAGAACATATTGGAGAAGAGtaaggaggggaaaaaacaacTTAATGTAATATGAATCGTGGAAGAGAAAAATGGACATTAGTGGTACAAATAGTGAAATTGAAATAAGAACTTTAATCAATAGCATTTTACAACATAGTTTCTTGTTTTGACGATcatattattatgttattatatcATGAGGGAAGTACAGTGAGAAGTATATGGATATTCTGTAGGGTGTTCTCCAAATAATAAACTgctaaaaaagtttcttttttattttctttataatgctcaggaaataggaataaaaaaaggcaaaagtcATAATTTGCTTCAGAATGTCCAAGAAATATCTTTCTGACTCAGCAAGCATAAGTCAAGTTAGAAATAAGAAGAAGGCAATCCTAAATTGTGACTTACAACCAGACTGTATCTTCTCCTGACCCTTGCTTACTATTTCTACTTAAAATTTACCAGTCtggctatttttgttattatactcTATGAAACTTCTTAATCTTCCTATTCCTTAGTCACCCAAGCTCATTGCCAATTCAAAGTTAATTGCTGTTAAACTGAATAAAGTTTGGCCTAAAGTTGCCTCCATACATAGTGAACTGTACCTTAATGTATAAACACACTTCAACCTAACTTTACAGTATGCACTTAAAACTTGTCAGAGTCTCATCCAATCATGGACTGAAGGCTGCCAACACATGTCTAAATAGGGCAAACACTGGACTTCAGCCAATCAGGGTGCATTTCACTTCCATTTCCTTGACTATAAATATAGCTTGCACACACTGCAGGATGCTGCATTCTGAAATGCTCTTGCAGCACTGAGTGCTTCCCAGttcacaacttttttttctgctctatAAACTCTTGCTCAGTTTAACTTGTCTGAGGTTCTTGTCTTCACATTGTTCTTTCTGGGATGTCTTTTACACAGACAGCACATGACTAAAGTGTCTCATGTCCTTTAGGTCAGGATTGTGCAAGCCTCAGGAGCAGCTTTCCTAGCCATACTTTTCAAGGCAGCCACTGCTACTTCACTAATACTTGAACTTGCTTAATTTTTATACAAAGTACATATTTTTGTTCACATCTTTCCTtaattatttatccttttatGTGTTTATTGTCTACCATATTCACTAAATTGTAAGCTCTACTTTTGTTTAATGCTACATTCTAGgactttaaaatgtatatttggaGTGCTATGAATATATATTAAGTGAATCTAATGTTTCCTGAATTGTACTGTATATATTGTCTCTGGGTTTCAACTATTCCAGCAGGTCATGTTGGCATTAGCCTTTTTTAATGGATCAAAAGTCTTTAACAGAACTGTTTCATTTCTCAGGGAAACCCAAAAACACTTGCACAGTTTGAATAAACTCCAAATAAATATCTGATTTCTATcaagaatttcaaatatattaatctGAAACGATCTCCTAGTTCTCAGTTAAAGAAATAGACTTCACTATTTCACTATAAGAGTACACATTAAAAGAAATTTGTAATTTCTGCTTGAAAACTTATTATGACTAATAGTTCTAATCAAATCATGTGGTACACATGCAAACATAACAAATAGTTTTTTTAGGGGGAAAAAGTCATTTCCAGTTTGGAGCTATTGCAAGTAATATTAATACTTTTTACACGTCTCTTGGTACACAGACACATTCATTTCTCTTAGGCAAATACCTAATAGTGGAATGTCTGGGCCATAGAGTAGAATAAGTGTATTTTTAGACACTACCAAACTATTTTCTGAGGTGGTGATATCATTAAATATTCACTACAGTTCTGTATGAGAGTTCCATggtctccacatcctcaccaacatttattatagGCAGAAATCTCCTCcgtctttaatttccttcagcatttgtttcttttatttattttttgtgtatggtTGTTGAAActattttgtgaaatatattCATAAGTATTTCACCTTTTTTCATTATTGCAGctgttaattttataattttacttcattAATGTGCTTTAAAAGCAGCACAATTTATATAGTAACATAATTGATTATTTTATGTTGACTTTTTAGCATACaacttttctaatttgttattatttcacTTACCTctaagcttcagacgttccccgcaCAGGCCAAATGCCGCCAAAtgccccagtctggctgggcacaaaataactgagccaccacagaagccttgtagattccaacagcaactctttattccggaactctcaccagcactgtACACACACTTCCCGTGAACACCCTGCCTCTCCTGCTCCgcgccaattctctcagaaccccgccaattctctcagaaccccgagaactcaacgggaactcaaggagctggtgcctgaggcagcaggatatgccctattcccagcaggatccaccctaaacctggagctgccctattccagcaggatccaccctaatccctgagcagggtcacttttcaaccaaaaatgccatgcgtcattcttacttggctatggctctcagcaacttctttttttcaaaactggatatttaaaagaaacatttttctttttttactttttgcagaATATCTTAAGAGTGCTAAACTGAGAAGCTGTTAGATATCATtgccttgttttaaattttaaggagaaaatctTACATACTTCACCATTAAGTATGGTGATGGCAATaggttttctgatttttgttttagttttgtgtttttgtaCTGGGTTGTTTATCAAAGTTTGaagaatttttctttgtattctgcTGAGAGATTTAAGAAAACAGATGATTTCTTTCAGTGGTTTTTGGATCTACTAAGATGAgcatgaagttttctttgttgttctgtTAATATGATGAATCACATTATTAAATTtccaatatttaataaaatttacaattttaggAGAACCTATTTGATAATACATTCCTCCCTttatatattgttaaattttatgtGCTTAATATATTTTGCACTTCTGCTTAtgaggaatgtttcattctagttttcttttctacTAATGTTTTCTCATCCTTTTACTGTAAGAATAACAGTtatcatagaatgagtttgcaaattttaacttgatattttttcttctttaaatagaTAGTAGCATTCACCAGTGAAGTCATGTAGGATAAGTAAagggttatggaaaataatatttctacaaGACAGCTCCCCAGGAAAAACAGAGAGACAGTGTGactcaggaggagggaggagaaattaGCCAAGCATTAAGCCTCTCCCACTACATCCTTTCCCAGTAACAATGGTTCCTGAGggaaaaagcaaactttcatcCCTTCCCAGGTTCATCCCCAACATCTCAACCAAAACGGAACATTCCTTCAACTTCTTCAAACACAATGGTTCCTGAAGGGAGGAGGTGAATACTGAAACACTAGGCCCTGGACTTTTACCCTTTGCAATTGTAGATGAATTACTGAGGGAAAAACAAATAGTGAAGTTCTAGGTACAGTGGGTCCTAGAAGAAGGAAGGATAAGCACTGAACATTGAGTTGTGAGCTTTTCCCAGTGACAAGGAGTTTCAAACTTTTTACAACTGCCTTtctgagttaaaattttaacctgcacaactaggTCCCTGACTGTCCAAACTGCTtgtctcctgtctccaatgaTTAATACACCctcattgtaaactataaaacCCAGACTCCTTCTGGAAGCCAAGGGTCATCTCATACCCAGAAAATGAGCCCTCCCATGTCTGATCTTGACTTTGCTgcagaataaaggaaagcttGCTTCCTGTCTCCTGCCCCCTAATTTGTGGGCCATGTACTCACAATAGGAGTTGGGAGTTTTAACAACAGGAGTGTTACAATAGGAGTTTTAACTAGTAATGTAATCTCATATGTGACTGTTCAGTTCATATATTTCTTCTTGAACTAGTTGTACCTAGAGGGAATTCCCTACAAATGTCAGTCAGTCAAGTTTGACTGACAGTGTTCAGATCTTCCCTATCTTTATAATTTCCTAATTATTCTATCTATTAATGAGAGAAGGGTGAGGACTGTGATATCTGCCTATAATTGtggatctatttattttttcttcgtTTGAgtctttcagtttttatttaacatgccttaaaattttgttattaggTGCTTTAAACTTTTAGGAAATCCTCGCAATGAACTGACCTCTTTGTAATTATTAAATGACTCTCCTTTTCCTAATAACGTTTTTGGCTCTGAAATCCACTTAATTGGTGTTAAGATAGCCATTctagcttcatttatttttttttcttgaatatgttTCCCAGAACTTCTGCtatttgatttttccttcttaattGAAGCTCCACACGCCACATACCAAGACttgttatctttcatcttttaataACAGAATTCTGATAGATATGAGATAATATTTCATGATGgtttaaatttacatttccctaattagtattgatgatgaacatttctttttcatatatctgttagCCATTCtaatcttcttttgagaaaagaaggtcctttgctcatttttaaattgggttgttttcttgCTTGTgggttgagttctttatatattttggtcatattataaaaagaatcactttgggctgtggatatagctcagtttgatactgatagagtgcttgcctcacatgcac
This window encodes:
- the LOC113181164 gene encoding olfactory receptor 2AP1-like, with amino-acid sequence MENQTSVIEFILLGLTNDVKLQVALFLFLLLTYIFSVVGNLTIIILTLLDSRLQCPMYFFLRNFALLEISFTSVFVPKMLVNIGTGDKTISFAGCFTQYFFAILLGATEFYLLAAMSYDRYVAICRPLHYTALMSRRLCIGLVFCSWCSGFVVVIVPHMMTLQLPFCASNIINHYCCDYTVLLHLSCSDTYFIEVIQLVLAAVTLIFTLVLVILSYTYIIRTILRFPSVHQRKKAFSTCSSHMIVVLLSYGSCIFMYINPVKDAATFNKRVAVLNTSIAPLLNPFIYTLRNKQVKIAFQDMVSKIIFSKK